A part of Liolophura sinensis isolate JHLJ2023 chromosome 1, CUHK_Ljap_v2, whole genome shotgun sequence genomic DNA contains:
- the LOC135461876 gene encoding neuropeptide receptor 15-like, whose amino-acid sequence MTSAGEKSLSLAEVAGFSSLFCVVGVVGLVGNGLVIYIVLSDKKMRSSVTNLFIINLALSDSVIMLFGIPEIVQFMLDRGWLLGAGLCKLDRFVLVTSLYGSVLTLVAVCIERYIAIVYPIKAHILCTKRRVLQSIVLIWILAGLCGLPTAVYIQINTHQKQNAVVFCTIIFPDDHIRYFLVFKYLELLFFYLFPMVIQISCYVVIGRRLFVGVEKLHGNKLLKRDEGEVEEKSSRAIRARKGVVKMLIACVLVYFLSYSPLQVMLLYNTFAPAPFHETWSFLVFVTTLAYINSAANPIIYCVFSENFRRKFSRLIGLRRSEEATRHAMLSAQFSTEYISMSKVSKFRSPRSSPKAFNPTESSRTYTMTQPQVDIDSTGCSQ is encoded by the exons ATGACGAGTGCGGGAGAGAAGAGTCTGTCCCTGGCAGAGGTGGCGGGCTTCTCGAGCCTGTTCTGTGTGGTGGGCGTGGTAGGACTGGTGGGTAACGGCTTGGTCATCTACATCGTGCTCAGTGACAAGAAGATGCGATCCTCTGTCACCAACCTGTTTATTATCAATCTGGCGCTGTCTGATAGTGTCATTATGCTGTTCGGTATCCCGGAAAtcgtccagtttatgctggacCGCGGCTGGCTGCTGGGTGCCGGACTGTGTAAGCTCGACCGCTTTGTGCTTGTTACCTCTCTCTATGGCTCAGTCCTAACTCTTGTCGCAGTGTGTATAGAACG GTATATAGCCATCGTGTACCCCATCAAAGCCCACATACTATGCACAAAACGTCGGGTTCTCCAAAGTATCGTGTTGATATGGATTTTAGCCGGTCTCTGTGGCTTGCCAACAGCTGTATACATCCAGATCAACACTCACCAGAAGCAGAACGCCGTCGTCTTCTGTACAATCATCTTCCCTGACGACCATATACGTTACTTTCTCGTATTCAAATACCTGGAGCTCCTGTTTTTCTATCTTTTCCCGATGGTGATTCAGATATCGTGTTACGTGGTGATTGGGCGGCGACTTTTTGTCGGCGTTGAGAAGCTTCACGGAAACAAACTGCTAAAGCGGGACGAAGGCGAGGTAGAGGAGAAGAGTTCGCGGGCTATTCGGGCCCGGAAGGGGGTTGTCAAGATGCTCATCGCTTGCGTCCTCGTCTACTTTCTCAGCTACTCACCCCTGCAGGTCATGCTACTCTACAATACGTTTGCCCCTGCTCCATTCCACGAGACATGGAGCTTTCTGGTATTCGTCACCACACTGGCTTACATCAACTCGGCAGCAAATCCCATCATTTATTGCGTATTCAGTGAGAACTTCCGGCGGAAGTTCAGCCGACTGATCGGCTTGCGCAGATCGGAGGAGGCCACACGACACGCCATGCTTTCCGCACAGTTCTCCACAGAATATATTTCCATGTCCAAAGTCAGCAAGTTCAGGTCCCCTCGGTCGTCCCCTAAGGCATTTAACCCCACGGAAAGCAGTCGAACGTACACCATGACACAGCCTCAAGTGGACATTGATTCAACCGGATGTAGCCAGTGA
- the LOC135461873 gene encoding uncharacterized protein LOC135461873 has translation MLSQSGHTFSVTVWPHLLCHSLATPSLSQSGHTFSVTVWPHLLRHSLATPSPSQSGHTFSVTVWPHLLCHSLATPSLSQSGHTFSVTVWPHLLCHSLATPSLSQSGHTFSVIVPPLLCRKSAPRSLS, from the coding sequence ATGTTGTCACAGTCTGGCCACACCTTCTCTGTCACAGTCTGGCCACACCTTCTCTGTCACAGTCTGGCCACGCCTTCTCTGTCACAGTCTGGCCACACCTTCTCTGTCACAGTCTGGCCACACCTTCTCCGTCACAGTCTGGCCACACCTTCTCCGTCACAGTCTGGCCACACCTTCTCTGTCACAGTCTGGCCACACCTTCTCTGTCACAGTCTGGCCACACCTTCTCTGTCACAGTCTGGCCACACCTTCTCTGTCACAGTCTGGCCACACCTTCTCTGTCACAGTCTGGCCACACCTTCTCTGTCACAGTCTGGCCACACCTTCTCTGTCATAGTCCCACCACTACTCTGTCGCAAGTCAGCCCCCCGTTCTCTGTCATAG